One stretch of Cygnus olor isolate bCygOlo1 chromosome 1, bCygOlo1.pri.v2, whole genome shotgun sequence DNA includes these proteins:
- the ZC3H13 gene encoding zinc finger CCCH domain-containing protein 13 isoform X4: MKRQKIQRELMKLEQENMEKREEIVIKKEISPEVVRSKLTPSPSPRKSSKSPKRRSSPKSSSSASKKEKKASAVSSPLLDQQRSSKSNQSKKKGPRTPSPPPPVQEETPLGKKHKEKHKGKERSEEKTREVKERGRDFERHKEKKEKQRDPSEGSHRQKRSPSPADHSGSNSSPSREYSPPAARRRQASRAPAKSTTHKHNFSPSRRSASPSGQHHSPISSRHHSSSSQSGSSVQRHSPSPHRKRTPSPSYQRTASPPARRSSSPYPPRSSSSPQRKRSPSRHRSPGREKGRHDRDRTSQPHDRRHERRDETRGKREKERDTRDDRDYDQEQGTSRDHRDDRESRDGRDRRETRDTRDRRETRESRDTRDSRDTRDYSRDNKDSRDQRDSRSTRDSHDYRDRESRDAHKKDDQYQEDSRSYGRSHGREESSRAETRNDSRSDSRNDSRSDRTGRSRGRGPELSDKGSRTRSSQVDGHSSSGNYHDSWESRSSYPDRDRYDSRDQARDSSFERRHSERDRRDNRERDQRASSPVRHQGRGDDLERDERREERRVDRSDDRRDERARERERERERDRERERERDREREREKERELERDRARERERERERDKDRDRERDRDRDHDREREREREREKEREREREERERERERERDRERERERERGRDRDKERERQRDWDDKEKGRDDRRDKREDIREERSSRDVHEERKSKKRHRNESSPSPRQSPKRRREHSPDSDAYNSGDDKNEKHRLLSQVVRPQESRSLSPSHAAEDRQSRWKEEERKSDRKESSRRYEEPEFKERISSADKQREQPDASESSRSRIQENLGHRPSEERDASDRMHDDSKKKSKIQKKATKKKKDDDSGVERYANESTTEESQVFSPKKGQKKKNIEKKRKRSKGDSEVSDEEIVPHHKKKKGPRTPPVTKEELVEAPPEKTVAEVPPKREETTFSDWSDEDVPERGDIVVPERSTEDSHRKSHRTRGEKVEAPHVTIDDGPHRKPVDQKRSSSLGSNRSHASSRLRSPSNESAHRSGDDQTGRKRILHSTSRDRDRDREKKSLEITGERKSRIDQLKRGEPSRSTSSDRQDSRSHSSRRSSPESDRQVHSRSGSFDSRERLQERDRHDHDRERERERREARQREWDRDVDKDWPRSRERERLREREREREKRRELDRERERQLPDTAERERDRTVDLSSQKESTKHSEAKLDRDHEKEFDGVCRDSAASEKERPDKDLGPLQGFEDGNEAEKVESLEGGEDEAKIDDVQSLGSGAGEYEPISDDELDEILAGDAEKREDQQEDEKMPGKNPVDVIDVDWSSLMPKQPKEPREAGAALLKFTPGAVMLRVGISKRLAGPELFTKIKETCQRVLEKPKDAENLFEHELGALNMAALLRKEERAGLLSNLGPCCKALCFRRDSAIRKQLMKNEKGATKQAYTNPAAMDSDLLRLSLRLFKRKTVCQAPGQEKTEDSKIPQPAIQQEVCVS; the protein is encoded by the exons ATGAAGCGCCAAAAGATTCAGAGAGAACTCATGAAGTTGGAACAGGAAAACATGGAGAAACGAGAGGAAATTGTCATTAAAAAAGAG ATTTCTCCTGAGGTGGTTAGATCTAAATTGACACCGTCACCATCACCAAGAAAGTCTAGCAAGTCTCCAAAACGAAGATCTAGTCCCAAATCCTCTTCTTCAGctagtaagaaagaaaagaaagcatctgcTGTATCTTCCCCACTTTTGGATCAGCAGAG GAGTTCTAAAAGTAACCAGAGTAAAAAGAAAGGTCCTCGTACCCCTAGTCCTCCTCCTCCAGTACAAGAGGAAACTCcgttaggaaaaaaacacaaagaaaaacataaaggaaaagaacGTTCAGAAGAAAAGACGAGGGAGGTGAAAGAGAGAGGCCGTGACTTTGAAaggcacaaagagaaaaaagagaagcagag AGATCCTTCTGAAGGCTCCCATAGGCAGAAGCGTTCTCCTAGTCCTGCAGATCATTCTGGCAGTAACTCCTCTCCTTCCAGAGAGTATTCACCACCTGCTGCAAGGCGACGACAAGCCTCCCGAGCCCCAGCAAAGTCAACCACTCACAAGCATAACTTTTCACCTTCTCGCAG GTCTGCCTCTCCATCAGGTCAGCATCATTCTCCCATATCCTCTAGGCATCACTCCTCTTCATCGCAATCGGGTTCCTCTGTTCAAAGACATTCTCCTTCCCCACACCGCAAAAGAACTCCTTCTCCCTCCTATCAAAGGACAGCTTCCCCGCCTGCAAGGCGGTCATCTTCCCCCTACCCCCCAcgctcttcctcttctcctcagAGGAAGCGAAGCCCTTCAAGGCACCGATCtcctggaagagaaaagggaaggcaCGATCGTGATCGGACTTCACAGCCTCATGATAGGCGCCACGAAAGGCGGGATG aaactagagggaaaagggaaaaagaaagagacacaaGAGATGATCGTGATTATGACCAGGAGCAGGGTACCTCCAGGGATCATAGAGATGACAGAGAATCTCGTGATGGAAGAGATCGGAGGGAGACGAGAGATACCAGAGATCGGAGGGAGACGAGGGAATCCAGAGACACTCGAGACTCCAGAGATACAAGGGATTATAGCAGAGATAACAAAGATAGTCGTGATCAAAGAGACTCACGTTCCACCCGAGATTCTCATGActacagagacagagaaagtCGGGATGCCCATAAGAAGGATGACCAGTATCAGGAGGACTCACGCAGCTATGGAAGATCCCATGGCAGAGAGGAGAGCTCTCGTGCCGAAACAAGGAATGACTCCCGAAGTGACTCCAGAAATGACAGCAGAAGTGATCGAACGGGCCGAAGTCGAGGTAGAGGTCCAGAGTTATCTGACAAAG GAAGTCGGACAAGAAGCTCCCAGGTGGATGGTCACAGCAGTAGTGGAAACTACCATGATAGTTGGGAATCAAGGAGTAGCTACCCTGATCGAGATCGCTATGATAGTCGAGACCAAGCAAGAGATTCCTCCTTCGAAAGAAGACATAGTGAACGGGACAGGCGTGACAACAGAGAAAGAg ATCAGAGAGCAAGCTCACCAGTACGACATCAAGGACGAGGTGATGACCTCGAGCGGGATGAAAGACGAGAAGAGCGAAGGGTAGATCGCAGTGATGATAGGAGAGATGAAAGGGCCcgagagagggagagagaaagagagcgGGATcgagagagggagagagaaagagaccGGGAAcgggaaagggagaaggagagggagtTGGAACGAGATCGTGCTCGGGAACGGGAGAGAGAGCGGGAGCGAGACAAAGATAGGGACCGTGAGCGCGATCGAGACAGGGACCATGACAGGGAAAGGGAAcgagaaagggagagagaaaaggagcgagagagggagagggaggagcgGGAAAGGGAGCGTGAGCGTGAGAGAGATCGAGAGCGGGAACGAGAAAGGGAGAGAGGTCGAGACAGAGATAAAGAAAGAGAGCGGCAGAGAGACTGggatgacaaagaaaaaggaagggatgaCCGCAGGGACAAGAGAGAAGatatcagagaagaaagaagttcAAGAGATGtccatgaagaaagaaaatccaa GAAGcgtcacagaaatgaaagcagccCAAGTCCTCGTCAGTCACCCAAACGTCGCCGTGAGCACTCTCCTGATAGTGATGCTTACAACAGTGGAGATGATAAAA ATGAAAAGCACAGACTTCTGAGCCAGGTTGTGCGACCACAGGAATCCCGGTCATTGAGCCCCTCTCATGCTGCAGAAGATAGGCAGAGTCGCTGGAAAGAAGAAGAGCGAAAAtcagacagaaaggaaagttCCCGGCGTTATGAAGAACCAGAGTTTAAAGAGAGAATTTCTTCAGCAGATAAGCAAAGAGAGCAACCAGATGCTTCAGAAAGCTCCCGGTCTAGGATTCAGGAAAATCTTGGACACCGTCCCTCTGAAGAGAGAGATGCTTCTGATAGAATGCATGATGACAGCAAGAAAAAgtctaaaatacagaaaaaagccacaaagaaaaagaaagatgatgatAGCGGGGTGGAAAGGTATGCTAATGAATCAACGACCGAGGAAAGCCAGGTCTTTTCACCCAAGAAAGgtcaaaaaaagaagaacataGAGAAAAAGCGGAAGAGGTCCAAGGGTGATTCTGAGGTTTCTGATGAAGAAATTGTTCCACatcataaaaagaagaaaggccCAAGAACCCCCCCTGTCACAAAAGAAGAATTGGTTGAAGCACCACCTGAGAAAACTGTGGCAGAAGTCCCCccaaaaagagaagagacaaCATTTAGTGACTGGTCAGATGAAGACGTTCCTGAACGTGGTGACATTGTTGTTCCAGAAAGAAGCACTGAGGACTCCCATAGAAAAAGTCATAGAACGAGGGGAGAAAAGGTGGAAGCCCCTCATGTTACTATAGATGATGGACCACATCGTAAACCCGTGGATCAGAAGCGCAGCAGCAGTCTCGGTAGCAATCGGAGCCATGCCTCAAGCCGACTTCGATCCCCTTCCAATGAGTCAGCTCATCGCAGTGGCGATGACCAGACCGGACGGAAGAGGATCCTGCACAGTACCTctagggacagggacagggacagagagaagaaaagcttagAAATCACTGGGGAACGAAAGTCCAGGATTGACCAGTTGAAAAGAGGGGAGCCCAGTCGCAGCACATCTTCAG ATCGTCAAGATTCAAGAAGCCACAGTTCAAGAAGAAGTTCTCCTGAATCAGACCGTCAGGTTCATTCCAGATCTGGGTCTTTTGACAGCCGGGAAAGGCTTCAGGAGCGAGATCGACATGACCATGATCGAGAGcgggagagagagaggagagaggcaAGACAGAGAGAATGGGATCGAGATGTTGACAAAGACTGGCCAAGGAGCAGGGAGCGAGAGAGACTCCGAGAAcgggagagagagagggaaaagagaagggagctggacagagagagagagagacaactACCCGATACtgctgaaagagagagagacagaactGTTGACCTTTCCTCTCAAAAAGAATCTACAAAACACAGTGAAGCAAAACTGGACAGAGATCATGAAAAAGAATTTGATGGTGTTTGTCGGGATTCTGCAgcttcagagaaggaaagaccAGACAAAGATTTAGGACCTTTACAAGGTTTTGAAGATGGAAATGAGGCTGAAAAGGTGGAGAGTCTAGAAG GAGGAGAAGATGAAGCAAAGATTGATGATGTTCAGTCGCTGGGATCTGGTGCTGGAGAATACGAACCAATCAGTGATGATGAACTGGATGAAATTCTGGCAGGTGATGCTGAAAAGAGGGAGGATCAACAAGAGGATGAGAAGATGCCTGGTAAAA ATCCTGTGGATGTTATCGATGTTGATTGGTCCAGTCTTATGCCAAAGCAGCCAAAAGAACCACgggaggctggggctgcgctCTTAAAATTCACACCAGGTGCCGTTATGTTGAGAGTTGGCATTTCCAAGCGATTGGCAGGACCAGAACTCTTCACCAAAATTAAAGAGACTTGCCAGAGAGTATTAGAAAAACCTAAAG ATGCAGAAAACCTTTTTGAACATGAACTGGGGGCCTTGAACATGGCTGCACTTCTACGAAAAGAAGAGAGAGCGGGTCTGCTTAGTAATCTGGGTCCTTGCTGTAAAGCTCTGTGCTTTAGAAGGGATTCTGCAATTCGTAAGCAGCtaatgaagaatgaaaag gGTGCAACAAAACAAGCTTACACGAATCCTGCAGCCATGGACAGTGACTTGTTACGGTTGAGTCTACGGTTATTCAAACGCAAGACTGTGTGCCAAGCTCCTGGGCAAGAAAAGACAGAGGATAGTAAGATTCCACAACCAGCTATCCAGCAAGAAGTGTGTGTGTCTTAA
- the ZC3H13 gene encoding zinc finger CCCH domain-containing protein 13 isoform X2, translating to MSKIRRKVTVENTKTISDSTSRRPSVFERLGPSTGSTAETQCRNWLKTGNCLYGNTCRFVHGPSPRGKGYSSSYRRSPERPTGDLRERMKNKRQDVEAEPQKRSTEESSSPVRKESSRGRHREKEDIKITKERTPESEEENGDWETNREDSDNGDVNYDYDHELSLEMKRQKIQRELMKLEQENMEKREEIVIKKEISPEVVRSKLTPSPSPRKSSKSPKRRSSPKSSSSASKKEKKASAVSSPLLDQQRSSKSNQSKKKGPRTPSPPPPVQEETPLGKKHKEKHKGKERSEEKTREVKERGRDFERHKEKKEKQRDPSEGSHRQKRSPSPADHSGSNSSPSREYSPPAARRRQASRAPAKSTTHKHNFSPSRRSASPSGQHHSPISSRHHSSSSQSGSSVQRHSPSPHRKRTPSPSYQRTASPPARRSSSPYPPRSSSSPQRKRSPSRHRSPGREKGRHDRDRTSQPHDRRHERRDETRGKREKERDTRDDRDYDQEQGTSRDHRDDRESRDGRDRRETRDTRDRRETRESRDTRDSRDTRDYSRDNKDSRDQRDSRSTRDSHDYRDRESRDAHKKDDQYQEDSRSYGRSHGREESSRAETRNDSRSDSRNDSRSDRTGRSRGRGPELSDKGSRTRSSQVDGHSSSGNYHDSWESRSSYPDRDRYDSRDQARDSSFERRHSERDRRDNRERDQRASSPVRHQGRGDDLERDERREERRVDRSDDRRDERARERERERERDRERERERDREREREKERELERDRARERERERERDKDRDRERDRDRDHDREREREREREKEREREREERERERERERDRERERERERGRDRDKERERQRDWDDKEKGRDDRRDKREDIREERSSRDVHEERKSKKRHRNESSPSPRQSPKRRREHSPDSDAYNSGDDKNEKHRLLSQVVRPQESRSLSPSHAAEDRQSRWKEEERKSDRKESSRRYEEPEFKERISSADKQREQPDASESSRSRIQENLGHRPSEERDASDRMHDDSKKKSKIQKKATKKKKDDDSGVERYANESTTEESQVFSPKKGQKKKNIEKKRKRSKGDSEVSDEEIVPHHKKKKGPRTPPVTKEELVEAPPEKTVAEVPPKREETTFSDWSDEDVPERGDIVVPERSTEDSHRKSHRTRGEKVEAPHVTIDDGPHRKPVDQKRSSSLGSNRSHASSRLRSPSNESAHRSGDDQTGRKRILHSTSRDRDRDREKKSLEITGERKSRIDQLKRGEPSRSTSSDRQDSRSHSSRRSSPESDRQVHSRSGSFDSRERLQERDRHDHDRERERERREARQREWDRDVDKDWPRSRERERLREREREREKRRELDRERERQLPDTAERERDRTVDLSSQKESTKHSEAKLDRDHEKEFDGVCRDSAASEKERPDKDLGPLQGFEDGNEAEKVESLEGGEDEAKIDDVQSLGSGAGEYEPISDDELDEILAGDAEKREDQQEDEKMPDPVDVIDVDWSSLMPKQPKEPREAGAALLKFTPGAVMLRVGISKRLAGPELFTKIKETCQRVLEKPKDAENLFEHELGALNMAALLRKEERAGLLSNLGPCCKALCFRRDSAIRKQLMKNEKGATKQAYTNPAAMDSDLLRLSLRLFKRKTVCQAPGQEKTEDSKIPQPAIQQEVCVS from the exons GTCACCAGAAAGGCCTACTGGAGATCTTCGGGAAAGAATGAAGAACAAACGTCAAGACGTTGAGGCTGAGCCACAGAAACGAAGTACAGAGGAATCGTCCTCTCCTGTTAGG AAAGAGTCTTCACGAGGAAGACATAGAGAAAAGGAGGATATCAAAATTACAAAGGAGAGAACACCAGaaagtgaagaggaaaatggaGATTGGGAAACAAATAGAGAAG acTCTGATAATGGAGATGTTAACTATGATTATGATCATGAGCTGTCTTTGGAAATGAAGCGCCAAAAGATTCAGAGAGAACTCATGAAGTTGGAACAGGAAAACATGGAGAAACGAGAGGAAATTGTCATTAAAAAAGAG ATTTCTCCTGAGGTGGTTAGATCTAAATTGACACCGTCACCATCACCAAGAAAGTCTAGCAAGTCTCCAAAACGAAGATCTAGTCCCAAATCCTCTTCTTCAGctagtaagaaagaaaagaaagcatctgcTGTATCTTCCCCACTTTTGGATCAGCAGAG GAGTTCTAAAAGTAACCAGAGTAAAAAGAAAGGTCCTCGTACCCCTAGTCCTCCTCCTCCAGTACAAGAGGAAACTCcgttaggaaaaaaacacaaagaaaaacataaaggaaaagaacGTTCAGAAGAAAAGACGAGGGAGGTGAAAGAGAGAGGCCGTGACTTTGAAaggcacaaagagaaaaaagagaagcagag AGATCCTTCTGAAGGCTCCCATAGGCAGAAGCGTTCTCCTAGTCCTGCAGATCATTCTGGCAGTAACTCCTCTCCTTCCAGAGAGTATTCACCACCTGCTGCAAGGCGACGACAAGCCTCCCGAGCCCCAGCAAAGTCAACCACTCACAAGCATAACTTTTCACCTTCTCGCAG GTCTGCCTCTCCATCAGGTCAGCATCATTCTCCCATATCCTCTAGGCATCACTCCTCTTCATCGCAATCGGGTTCCTCTGTTCAAAGACATTCTCCTTCCCCACACCGCAAAAGAACTCCTTCTCCCTCCTATCAAAGGACAGCTTCCCCGCCTGCAAGGCGGTCATCTTCCCCCTACCCCCCAcgctcttcctcttctcctcagAGGAAGCGAAGCCCTTCAAGGCACCGATCtcctggaagagaaaagggaaggcaCGATCGTGATCGGACTTCACAGCCTCATGATAGGCGCCACGAAAGGCGGGATG aaactagagggaaaagggaaaaagaaagagacacaaGAGATGATCGTGATTATGACCAGGAGCAGGGTACCTCCAGGGATCATAGAGATGACAGAGAATCTCGTGATGGAAGAGATCGGAGGGAGACGAGAGATACCAGAGATCGGAGGGAGACGAGGGAATCCAGAGACACTCGAGACTCCAGAGATACAAGGGATTATAGCAGAGATAACAAAGATAGTCGTGATCAAAGAGACTCACGTTCCACCCGAGATTCTCATGActacagagacagagaaagtCGGGATGCCCATAAGAAGGATGACCAGTATCAGGAGGACTCACGCAGCTATGGAAGATCCCATGGCAGAGAGGAGAGCTCTCGTGCCGAAACAAGGAATGACTCCCGAAGTGACTCCAGAAATGACAGCAGAAGTGATCGAACGGGCCGAAGTCGAGGTAGAGGTCCAGAGTTATCTGACAAAG GAAGTCGGACAAGAAGCTCCCAGGTGGATGGTCACAGCAGTAGTGGAAACTACCATGATAGTTGGGAATCAAGGAGTAGCTACCCTGATCGAGATCGCTATGATAGTCGAGACCAAGCAAGAGATTCCTCCTTCGAAAGAAGACATAGTGAACGGGACAGGCGTGACAACAGAGAAAGAg ATCAGAGAGCAAGCTCACCAGTACGACATCAAGGACGAGGTGATGACCTCGAGCGGGATGAAAGACGAGAAGAGCGAAGGGTAGATCGCAGTGATGATAGGAGAGATGAAAGGGCCcgagagagggagagagaaagagagcgGGATcgagagagggagagagaaagagaccGGGAAcgggaaagggagaaggagagggagtTGGAACGAGATCGTGCTCGGGAACGGGAGAGAGAGCGGGAGCGAGACAAAGATAGGGACCGTGAGCGCGATCGAGACAGGGACCATGACAGGGAAAGGGAAcgagaaagggagagagaaaaggagcgagagagggagagggaggagcgGGAAAGGGAGCGTGAGCGTGAGAGAGATCGAGAGCGGGAACGAGAAAGGGAGAGAGGTCGAGACAGAGATAAAGAAAGAGAGCGGCAGAGAGACTGggatgacaaagaaaaaggaagggatgaCCGCAGGGACAAGAGAGAAGatatcagagaagaaagaagttcAAGAGATGtccatgaagaaagaaaatccaa GAAGcgtcacagaaatgaaagcagccCAAGTCCTCGTCAGTCACCCAAACGTCGCCGTGAGCACTCTCCTGATAGTGATGCTTACAACAGTGGAGATGATAAAA ATGAAAAGCACAGACTTCTGAGCCAGGTTGTGCGACCACAGGAATCCCGGTCATTGAGCCCCTCTCATGCTGCAGAAGATAGGCAGAGTCGCTGGAAAGAAGAAGAGCGAAAAtcagacagaaaggaaagttCCCGGCGTTATGAAGAACCAGAGTTTAAAGAGAGAATTTCTTCAGCAGATAAGCAAAGAGAGCAACCAGATGCTTCAGAAAGCTCCCGGTCTAGGATTCAGGAAAATCTTGGACACCGTCCCTCTGAAGAGAGAGATGCTTCTGATAGAATGCATGATGACAGCAAGAAAAAgtctaaaatacagaaaaaagccacaaagaaaaagaaagatgatgatAGCGGGGTGGAAAGGTATGCTAATGAATCAACGACCGAGGAAAGCCAGGTCTTTTCACCCAAGAAAGgtcaaaaaaagaagaacataGAGAAAAAGCGGAAGAGGTCCAAGGGTGATTCTGAGGTTTCTGATGAAGAAATTGTTCCACatcataaaaagaagaaaggccCAAGAACCCCCCCTGTCACAAAAGAAGAATTGGTTGAAGCACCACCTGAGAAAACTGTGGCAGAAGTCCCCccaaaaagagaagagacaaCATTTAGTGACTGGTCAGATGAAGACGTTCCTGAACGTGGTGACATTGTTGTTCCAGAAAGAAGCACTGAGGACTCCCATAGAAAAAGTCATAGAACGAGGGGAGAAAAGGTGGAAGCCCCTCATGTTACTATAGATGATGGACCACATCGTAAACCCGTGGATCAGAAGCGCAGCAGCAGTCTCGGTAGCAATCGGAGCCATGCCTCAAGCCGACTTCGATCCCCTTCCAATGAGTCAGCTCATCGCAGTGGCGATGACCAGACCGGACGGAAGAGGATCCTGCACAGTACCTctagggacagggacagggacagagagaagaaaagcttagAAATCACTGGGGAACGAAAGTCCAGGATTGACCAGTTGAAAAGAGGGGAGCCCAGTCGCAGCACATCTTCAG ATCGTCAAGATTCAAGAAGCCACAGTTCAAGAAGAAGTTCTCCTGAATCAGACCGTCAGGTTCATTCCAGATCTGGGTCTTTTGACAGCCGGGAAAGGCTTCAGGAGCGAGATCGACATGACCATGATCGAGAGcgggagagagagaggagagaggcaAGACAGAGAGAATGGGATCGAGATGTTGACAAAGACTGGCCAAGGAGCAGGGAGCGAGAGAGACTCCGAGAAcgggagagagagagggaaaagagaagggagctggacagagagagagagagacaactACCCGATACtgctgaaagagagagagacagaactGTTGACCTTTCCTCTCAAAAAGAATCTACAAAACACAGTGAAGCAAAACTGGACAGAGATCATGAAAAAGAATTTGATGGTGTTTGTCGGGATTCTGCAgcttcagagaaggaaagaccAGACAAAGATTTAGGACCTTTACAAGGTTTTGAAGATGGAAATGAGGCTGAAAAGGTGGAGAGTCTAGAAG GAGGAGAAGATGAAGCAAAGATTGATGATGTTCAGTCGCTGGGATCTGGTGCTGGAGAATACGAACCAATCAGTGATGATGAACTGGATGAAATTCTGGCAGGTGATGCTGAAAAGAGGGAGGATCAACAAGAGGATGAGAAGATGCCTG ATCCTGTGGATGTTATCGATGTTGATTGGTCCAGTCTTATGCCAAAGCAGCCAAAAGAACCACgggaggctggggctgcgctCTTAAAATTCACACCAGGTGCCGTTATGTTGAGAGTTGGCATTTCCAAGCGATTGGCAGGACCAGAACTCTTCACCAAAATTAAAGAGACTTGCCAGAGAGTATTAGAAAAACCTAAAG ATGCAGAAAACCTTTTTGAACATGAACTGGGGGCCTTGAACATGGCTGCACTTCTACGAAAAGAAGAGAGAGCGGGTCTGCTTAGTAATCTGGGTCCTTGCTGTAAAGCTCTGTGCTTTAGAAGGGATTCTGCAATTCGTAAGCAGCtaatgaagaatgaaaag gGTGCAACAAAACAAGCTTACACGAATCCTGCAGCCATGGACAGTGACTTGTTACGGTTGAGTCTACGGTTATTCAAACGCAAGACTGTGTGCCAAGCTCCTGGGCAAGAAAAGACAGAGGATAGTAAGATTCCACAACCAGCTATCCAGCAAGAAGTGTGTGTGTCTTAA